The genome window AACCCGGGCGGAGAAAGGAATCCTGACAGCCCGGCTGAGGAAGGAATCCTGGAACGTGCTGCGCTTCAGCAAGTGACGGATGGACCATTAAGCAATAATCCGGAAAGATTTTTCCGGATTTTTTATTTTGGGTATTGACATATGAAAGACGATGTGGTAAGTATTAGCCAACAGATATTATTTCAGAAATAATATCAGGATATATAACCGAAAGGAGAACATGAAAATGAAGAAGCAGGAAGAAATGCATCCGATCACTGTGGAAGATCATAAAGGCCTGGGAAAGATCCATGCGGAGAAGAAGATCACCGCTGTGAACGACGCACTGAAGTTCCCGACCGGAGATGCCTTTGAGGAAGAGGTCAACAGCATCCTGAATTCCGACGCGGAAGCGAACGGCGAGGTGGTTGCCATTGCCCTGACAGACTGTGACAAGTTCGATCACATCAACAAGGACTTCGGCCGGGAAGAGGGGGACCGTGTCCTGATCGAAGCCGGGAAGTATATCCGGGCGAGCCTGCCGGAAGACGTGAAGGTTTTCCGGATCGGCGGGGACGAGTTCGGGATCATCTTCCGGGGAACCATGGAGCGGGAGGATATCTTCCTGCTGCTGAACGATATGAGGAAAAACTACAATGTGAAGACGCCGGACGGCGTACAGCAGACCATC of Aristaeella lactis contains these proteins:
- a CDS encoding GGDEF domain-containing protein, whose product is MKKQEEMHPITVEDHKGLGKIHAEKKITAVNDALKFPTGDAFEEEVNSILNSDAEANGEVVAIALTDCDKFDHINKDFGREEGDRVLIEAGKYIRASLPEDVKVFRIGGDEFGIIFRGTMEREDIFLLLNDMRKNYNVKTPDGVQQTITVGMATAFEDANRCAELIRKADGALYRAKVAGGNKVAMAKEEKMVPKTSHFTQDQLQRLAKLSKREGVGEAILLREGLDLLLKKYDI